One segment of Pseudodesulfovibrio sp. 5S69 DNA contains the following:
- a CDS encoding ABC transporter substrate-binding protein, with amino-acid sequence MAVGAFAAVAGQSPTDRVREGVDQIVKMLSDPAMQDPSRHDEAISRLREVAEQYIDFDLVTKYAVGRPWLDMSPDLHKRLTDAFVKLLERSYLKRIPAYGGQNVSYTHEEISGNNAKVQTEIIDKDKKIVVEFRLKIVQGKWMIYDVVAEGVSLVMNYRSQFAEVLNKGTGEDLLKTIQDRIEQIDQGKEEEPAS; translated from the coding sequence ATGGCCGTCGGCGCTTTCGCCGCCGTGGCCGGGCAGTCCCCCACCGACCGGGTGCGCGAAGGCGTGGACCAGATCGTCAAGATGCTGTCCGATCCGGCCATGCAGGACCCGTCCCGGCATGACGAGGCCATCAGCCGTCTGCGCGAGGTGGCCGAGCAGTACATCGACTTCGACCTGGTCACCAAATACGCCGTGGGCCGGCCCTGGCTGGACATGTCCCCGGACCTGCACAAACGGCTCACGGACGCCTTTGTCAAGCTCCTGGAGCGCTCCTATCTGAAGCGCATCCCCGCTTATGGCGGACAGAACGTGAGCTACACGCACGAGGAGATTTCCGGCAACAACGCAAAGGTCCAGACGGAAATCATTGACAAAGACAAAAAAATAGTAGTTGAATTCCGTTTGAAAATCGTTCAAGGAAAATGGATGATTTATGATGTCGTCGCCGAAGGCGTGAGCCTGGTGATGAATTATCGCAGCCAGTTTGCCGAGGTCCTGAACAAGGGGACCGGCGAGGATTTGCTGAAAACGATCCAGGATCGTATCGAACAGATCGACCAGGGCAAAGAGGAAGAACCGGCATCGTGA
- a CDS encoding ABC transporter ATP-binding protein, with translation MSTAPSIRLEDLTVGYGATPVVKDLNIEFPGGQLSMIVGGSGCGKSTVLRHILGLHQPMGGRILMGGHDLGGMTARQAHCMRQRTGVLFQDGALLGSLRLKDNVALPLREHTRLKEPEVMRIVQDRLELVGLGHALELFPNELSGGMRKRAGLARALVMDPQVLFCDEPTSGLDPVLSAELDQLLLEMMCHFDMTMVVVTHDLASMRGLADFVVILGEHRCLYQGTIEELEKTTDPYLRRFLDRKAEERDAPRLTMPPIDPAMLRIDCTKALGEKITIRKDDRCSK, from the coding sequence GTGAGCACGGCACCGAGCATACGACTGGAAGACCTGACCGTGGGGTACGGCGCCACGCCCGTGGTCAAGGATCTGAACATCGAATTTCCCGGCGGCCAGTTGTCCATGATCGTGGGCGGCTCGGGTTGCGGCAAGTCCACCGTGCTCCGGCACATTCTGGGGCTGCACCAGCCCATGGGCGGCCGCATCCTGATGGGCGGCCACGACCTGGGCGGGATGACGGCCAGGCAGGCGCATTGCATGCGCCAGCGCACGGGCGTGCTCTTCCAGGACGGCGCGCTCCTCGGGTCGCTCAGGCTCAAGGACAACGTGGCCCTGCCCCTGCGCGAGCACACCCGGCTCAAGGAGCCGGAGGTCATGCGCATCGTCCAGGACCGGCTCGAACTGGTCGGCCTGGGCCACGCCCTGGAGCTGTTTCCCAACGAGCTGTCCGGCGGTATGCGCAAGCGGGCCGGATTGGCGCGGGCCCTGGTCATGGACCCGCAGGTGCTCTTCTGCGACGAGCCGACTTCCGGGCTGGACCCGGTGCTCTCGGCCGAGCTGGACCAGCTCCTGCTGGAGATGATGTGCCACTTCGACATGACCATGGTCGTGGTCACCCACGACCTGGCGAGCATGCGCGGGCTGGCCGATTTCGTGGTCATCCTGGGCGAGCACCGCTGCCTGTACCAGGGGACCATCGAGGAGTTGGAGAAGACCACGGACCCGTATCTGCGCCGGTTCCTGGACCGTAAGGCCGAGGAGCGGGACGCCCCGAGGCTGACCATGCCGCCCATCGATCCGGCCATGCTGCGCATCGACTGCACCAAGGCCCTGGGCGAAAAAATCACCATCCGGAAGGACGACCGATGTTCAAAATAA
- a CDS encoding MlaA family lipoprotein has protein sequence MNGEKEGFRLLTMVLTAALLLGASGVCFAAEAPAEPVRVAQFGGEPAAVPSTAPAAADDFDEFDAQYSDQPLVSDPLSGWNRFWFQINDSLYRGVFRPMARGYAWVVPPRPRTWVSNFFTNLLFPVRFLNDLLTGKWDAAYMETSKFVANTSFGVLGLGDVTGGMPKNWEPERPTADGFDQTLGKAGFGPGIYLVWPFIGPSSIRGTVGWVADAYCDPLTYGRFTFLEFLGIRAYKNLNELSLQLEGNEYETLTDGAVDKYAAVRDAYIRFRAKKVAE, from the coding sequence ATGAACGGAGAAAAAGAGGGCTTTCGCCTGCTGACCATGGTGCTGACCGCCGCGCTCCTGCTGGGGGCGTCGGGGGTCTGTTTCGCTGCCGAAGCCCCGGCCGAACCGGTCCGCGTGGCCCAGTTCGGCGGCGAGCCGGCCGCCGTCCCCTCCACCGCTCCCGCCGCCGCCGATGACTTCGACGAGTTCGACGCCCAGTACAGCGACCAGCCCCTGGTCAGCGACCCCTTGTCCGGCTGGAACCGGTTCTGGTTCCAGATCAACGACTCCCTCTATCGGGGCGTGTTCCGGCCCATGGCCCGAGGGTATGCCTGGGTGGTCCCGCCCCGGCCCCGCACCTGGGTTTCCAACTTTTTCACCAACCTGCTCTTCCCGGTCCGGTTCCTCAACGACCTGTTGACCGGCAAGTGGGACGCCGCCTACATGGAGACCTCCAAGTTCGTGGCCAACACCTCGTTCGGCGTGCTCGGCCTGGGCGACGTCACCGGCGGCATGCCCAAGAACTGGGAGCCCGAGCGGCCCACGGCCGACGGTTTCGACCAGACCCTGGGCAAGGCCGGGTTCGGCCCCGGTATATATCTCGTCTGGCCGTTCATCGGCCCCAGCTCCATCCGGGGCACCGTGGGCTGGGTGGCGGACGCCTACTGCGATCCACTGACCTACGGCCGGTTCACCTTCCTTGAGTTCCTGGGCATCCGTGCCTACAAGAACCTGAACGAGCTCTCCCTGCAGCTTGAAGGCAACGAGTACGAGACCCTGACCGACGGGGCGGTGGACAAGTACGCCGCGGTCCGCGACGCCTACATCCGCTTCCGCGCCAAGAAGGTCGCCGAATAG
- a CDS encoding HD domain-containing protein, which translates to MADMKARGRMTRIVDFLNECGMLRKTPRTGYQFLGTGSENVAEHSFRTAVIGHVLALMAGADVARTTYMCLFHDLHEARTGDFNYVAHIYNKSERTKVLEHATEGTGLGEEILGYWKELEETETLEAKLAQDADQLDFIMNLKEELDHGNKYAGQWLGDAVKRVRTQWGRELAETVMKTDHKEWWFLGPDRDWWARKNGKSEED; encoded by the coding sequence ATGGCAGATATGAAAGCGCGCGGCAGGATGACCCGCATAGTGGACTTTTTGAACGAGTGCGGCATGTTGCGCAAGACGCCGAGGACCGGGTATCAGTTCCTGGGCACCGGTTCGGAGAACGTGGCCGAGCATTCGTTCCGCACGGCGGTCATCGGCCATGTACTAGCCCTGATGGCCGGGGCGGACGTGGCCCGGACCACGTACATGTGCCTGTTCCACGACCTGCATGAGGCGCGCACCGGGGACTTCAACTACGTGGCCCACATCTACAACAAGTCCGAGCGCACGAAGGTGCTCGAGCACGCCACCGAGGGCACGGGCCTGGGCGAGGAGATTCTCGGCTACTGGAAGGAGCTGGAGGAGACCGAGACCCTGGAGGCCAAGCTCGCCCAGGACGCGGACCAGCTGGACTTCATCATGAACCTGAAGGAAGAACTGGACCACGGCAACAAGTACGCCGGGCAGTGGCTGGGGGACGCGGTCAAGCGCGTGCGTACGCAGTGGGGCCGGGAGCTGGCCGAGACCGTCATGAAGACCGACCACAAGGAGTGGTGGTTTCTCGGCCCCGACCGGGACTGGTGGGCGCGCAAGAACGGCAAGTCCGAAGAGGACTGA
- the nhaA gene encoding Na+/H+ antiporter NhaA, translating to MAIRDFMACGVEPIEQVLMPFQEFFRSKSTSGILLIVGALAALAWANSPWADSYDALWGTEFTVGFGAAALSKPVILWVNDGLMALFFFVVGLEIKREFLVGELSSRSQAVLPIAAAIGGMVVPATLFALVNRGEPSLAGWGIPMATDIAFALGILALLGDRVPYQIKIFLTAVAIVDDIGSILVIALFYTADISFAMLGLGAVCLALAFAANRMGVRTPVFYALAGCLLWFFVLKSGVHSTVAGVLMAFAIPARTRCDAAAYSINAGRLLEDYRKAAGPDESVLTNRDMHSALLSMQHITTRAQTPLQRLEHGLHPLVDFVVMPVFALANAGVSLSGGIPAQAAPAALGTALGLVLGKPVGIVLMVLFIIRFSEGYPRGVTLRHFVGAGLLGGIGFTMSLFIATLAFGHAPGLLAGAKTAVLGASLIAGVAGYLVLRSAPPAKPPTG from the coding sequence ATGGCGATACGCGATTTCATGGCCTGCGGGGTGGAGCCCATCGAACAGGTGCTCATGCCGTTCCAGGAGTTCTTCCGATCCAAATCCACCAGCGGCATCCTGCTCATCGTCGGCGCCCTGGCCGCGCTCGCCTGGGCCAACTCCCCGTGGGCCGATTCCTACGACGCCCTGTGGGGGACCGAGTTCACTGTGGGCTTCGGCGCGGCCGCCCTGTCCAAGCCGGTCATCCTGTGGGTCAACGACGGGCTCATGGCCCTGTTCTTCTTCGTGGTCGGTCTGGAGATCAAGCGCGAATTCCTGGTGGGAGAGCTCTCCTCGCGCAGCCAGGCCGTGCTGCCCATCGCCGCGGCCATCGGCGGCATGGTCGTGCCCGCGACCCTCTTCGCCCTGGTCAACCGGGGCGAGCCGTCCCTCGCGGGCTGGGGCATCCCCATGGCCACGGACATCGCCTTCGCCCTGGGCATCCTGGCCCTGCTCGGCGACCGGGTACCCTACCAGATCAAGATATTCCTGACCGCCGTGGCCATCGTCGACGACATCGGCTCCATCCTGGTCATCGCCCTGTTCTATACCGCGGACATCTCGTTTGCCATGCTCGGCCTGGGCGCGGTCTGCCTGGCCTTGGCCTTCGCGGCCAACCGCATGGGCGTGCGCACCCCGGTCTTCTATGCCCTGGCGGGCTGCCTGCTGTGGTTCTTCGTGCTCAAGTCCGGGGTCCACTCCACGGTGGCGGGCGTGCTCATGGCCTTCGCCATCCCGGCCCGCACCCGGTGCGACGCCGCGGCCTACTCGATCAACGCGGGGCGCCTGCTTGAGGACTATCGCAAGGCGGCCGGGCCGGACGAGTCGGTTTTGACCAACCGGGACATGCACTCGGCCCTGCTCTCCATGCAGCACATCACCACCCGTGCCCAGACCCCGCTGCAACGCCTCGAACACGGCCTGCATCCCCTGGTGGACTTCGTGGTCATGCCGGTCTTCGCCCTGGCCAACGCGGGCGTGAGCTTGAGCGGCGGCATCCCGGCCCAGGCGGCTCCGGCGGCCTTGGGCACGGCCCTCGGACTGGTCCTTGGCAAGCCCGTGGGCATCGTGCTCATGGTCCTGTTCATCATCCGCTTCTCCGAAGGCTACCCGCGCGGCGTGACGCTCCGGCATTTCGTCGGGGCCGGGCTGCTCGGCGGCATCGGTTTCACCATGTCCCTGTTCATCGCCACCCTGGCTTTCGGGCACGCGCCGGGCCTGCTGGCCGGAGCCAAGACCGCCGTGCTCGGCGCGTCCCTGATAGCGGGCGTTGCGGGCTACCTGGTTCTGCGCTCGGCCCCGCCTGCAAAGCCGCCGACAGGCTAG
- the mlaD gene encoding outer membrane lipid asymmetry maintenance protein MlaD encodes MFKIKKETAVGIFVIMGLLAVVYMSVKLGNVQLFSDKYYEIKANFTDISGLKVNAPVQMFGVDIGFVSHIGLDQKKGVASVTMMLLKEVQLTDDAIAAIKTNGLIGDKYVKIAPGGVGDPVKPGDTLFNTLPAVDLEDLISKFAFGSV; translated from the coding sequence ATGTTCAAAATAAAGAAAGAGACCGCTGTAGGAATCTTCGTGATCATGGGGCTGCTGGCCGTTGTCTACATGAGCGTCAAGCTGGGCAACGTGCAGCTCTTTTCGGACAAGTATTACGAGATCAAGGCGAATTTCACCGATATCTCGGGGCTGAAGGTCAACGCCCCGGTGCAGATGTTCGGTGTGGACATCGGCTTTGTCAGCCATATCGGCCTGGACCAGAAGAAAGGCGTGGCCTCGGTCACCATGATGCTGCTCAAGGAAGTGCAGCTTACGGACGACGCCATCGCCGCAATCAAGACCAACGGCCTGATCGGCGACAAGTACGTGAAGATCGCGCCGGGCGGGGTCGGCGACCCGGTCAAGCCGGGCGATACCCTGTTCAACACCCTGCCCGCCGTCGATCTCGAGGACCTGATCAGCAAGTTCGCCTTCGGCTCTGTATAG
- a CDS encoding MlaE family ABC transporter permease — protein MPLFPCGICREIVDEIGSLTLFLLDSLRLIFAGLGQFPKIVRQIYFIGVQSVSVIALIGLFTGMVMGMQLYYALSVFGADGFLGTGVALSMVRELAPVLTAIMLTGRAGSAMTAEIGVMRISEQIDALTIMDVNPMRYMVAPKMAACLISFPLLTAFFNLIALWGGWLTGVKLLGANAGVYWSRVSGSLDWDDIEGGFVKAIVFGVLVCTICCFEGYYTHLRSGHAGPEGVSQSTTSAVVKSCVVILAADYVLTSLLW, from the coding sequence ATGCCTCTGTTCCCATGCGGGATCTGTCGCGAGATCGTAGACGAAATCGGGAGCCTGACCCTCTTCCTCCTTGATTCCCTGCGGCTTATCTTCGCGGGTCTGGGGCAATTCCCCAAGATCGTCCGCCAGATATATTTCATCGGTGTGCAGTCGGTGTCGGTGATCGCCCTGATCGGGCTGTTCACGGGCATGGTCATGGGCATGCAGCTCTATTACGCCCTGTCCGTGTTCGGCGCGGACGGGTTTCTGGGTACGGGCGTGGCCTTGTCCATGGTCCGCGAGCTGGCCCCGGTGCTGACCGCGATCATGCTCACGGGCCGGGCCGGATCGGCCATGACCGCCGAGATCGGGGTCATGCGCATCTCCGAGCAGATCGACGCCCTGACCATCATGGACGTCAATCCCATGCGTTACATGGTGGCCCCGAAGATGGCCGCCTGCCTGATCAGCTTCCCCCTGTTGACCGCGTTCTTCAACCTCATCGCCCTGTGGGGCGGCTGGCTGACGGGCGTGAAGCTGCTCGGGGCCAACGCGGGCGTGTACTGGTCGCGGGTGTCCGGTTCGCTGGATTGGGACGACATCGAGGGCGGGTTCGTCAAGGCCATCGTCTTCGGTGTGCTGGTCTGCACCATCTGCTGTTTCGAGGGGTATTACACCCACCTTCGGTCCGGACATGCCGGTCCCGAGGGCGTCAGCCAGTCCACCACCAGCGCGGTGGTCAAGTCCTGCGTCGTCATCCTGGCGGCGGATTACGTACTGACGTCGTTGTTGTGGTAG
- a CDS encoding metallophosphoesterase family protein: MGTPPSWLDAVYDRWLGPSDALIHCGDITSAAAWAYFLRHDNFLCVRGNCDWDPELAERLEPMLTAQVGPLNVGVTHGWGPRSQVPVQVARAFGPGYDLVCYGHTHARDWSVVDGVRLVNPGSLGESGSLALVHVDGQGGLRCEFVDVF, translated from the coding sequence ATGGGTACGCCGCCCTCCTGGCTCGACGCCGTCTACGATCGCTGGCTCGGCCCGTCCGACGCGCTCATTCACTGCGGAGACATCACCTCCGCGGCCGCCTGGGCCTATTTCCTGCGGCACGACAATTTCCTTTGCGTGCGCGGCAACTGCGACTGGGACCCGGAGCTGGCCGAGCGGCTGGAGCCCATGCTCACCGCCCAGGTCGGGCCGCTCAACGTGGGCGTGACCCACGGCTGGGGGCCGCGCTCCCAGGTGCCGGTCCAGGTGGCCCGGGCGTTCGGACCGGGCTACGACCTGGTCTGCTACGGCCACACCCATGCCCGCGATTGGTCCGTGGTCGACGGCGTCCGGTTGGTCAATCCCGGCTCCCTGGGCGAAAGCGGTTCCCTGGCCCTGGTCCACGTGGACGGCCAGGGCGGGCTGCGCTGTGAATTCGTCGACGTGTTCTAG
- a CDS encoding EAL domain-containing protein, which yields MKAPKLFVKPLLFMVVIFGMIAVVTSMTFSNKLRREMTREYESKALALARSVAESDISTILSQDAGALQGRIDQYLGINAVSYVLVADENGNVLAHTFVPFIPDRIMRLVAETPKVETREEHILRDVVLDGKRYLHVSSPILSGLAGDVHIGMDYAVIDRNIHEAVLEQQVVMLILFGVSLLLVFLFVVNISQPLRQLTEYAGRVAVKDFGKVPEIHSTDEVGQLAKAMEAMTGQISELVGSLEDRVRKKTRELQEARDALKQKVEERTSELMRTNTQLKIEIAERKVIGDALRKAEKKYRTIFENAVEGIYQSSYSGRFQDTNPALARILGYKSPEDLMSSVYDIGTQMYVDPDRRKEFLRLIEERNEVKNFVSKMRKRDGRIIWVAENARKIVDENGNIVCFEGSIEDITMRKKAEDQLKRQAFHDPLTGLPNRALFLDHLRMAMERSRRRKHMFAVLYMDLDRFKVVNDSLGHDAGDELLRGVARVLEQCGRSVDTIARFGGDEFAILQEEISAPKDAIAIARRILEGVRQPFTIGGNEVFTSASLGIVLKTDGYDRPEALLRDADTAMYRAKELGKSRFKVFNRKMHDQALQLMELETDLRRAVDLREFEVVYQPIVQLDTRQVCGFEALVRWRHPEHGIIGPGDFISLAEDTGLIYAIDNLVLEEACAQVRRWQTLAGVTKGSELTVNINISGKHFGQSMLAGQISRALEDSGLSADSLNIEITESALMDNPSVAEEILQQLKDLGIRICIDDFGTGYSSLSYLQRFPIDVVKVDRSFIIAVDEDPDSQAIVRTVFSLGESMGLKIVAEGVETSGQLGFLEREGCRFVQGYFFYKPLTVSEVDHLLEGQRRG from the coding sequence ATGAAAGCGCCCAAGCTGTTCGTCAAGCCGCTGCTGTTCATGGTCGTGATTTTCGGCATGATCGCGGTGGTCACCTCAATGACCTTCTCCAACAAGCTCCGGCGCGAGATGACCCGCGAATACGAGTCCAAGGCCCTGGCCCTGGCCCGGTCCGTGGCCGAGTCCGACATCTCCACCATCCTGAGCCAGGACGCGGGTGCGCTCCAGGGCCGCATCGACCAGTACCTGGGCATCAACGCGGTCTCCTACGTGCTCGTGGCCGACGAGAACGGCAACGTCCTGGCCCACACCTTCGTGCCGTTCATCCCCGACCGGATCATGCGCCTGGTGGCCGAAACCCCCAAGGTGGAGACCCGCGAGGAACACATCCTGCGTGACGTGGTCCTGGACGGTAAGCGCTACCTGCACGTGTCGAGCCCCATCCTGTCCGGCCTGGCCGGGGACGTGCACATCGGCATGGACTACGCGGTCATCGACCGGAACATCCACGAGGCCGTGCTCGAACAGCAGGTGGTCATGCTCATCCTGTTCGGGGTCAGCCTGCTGCTCGTCTTCCTGTTCGTGGTCAACATCTCCCAGCCGCTCCGCCAGTTGACCGAGTACGCGGGCCGGGTGGCGGTCAAGGACTTCGGCAAGGTGCCGGAGATCCACTCCACCGACGAGGTGGGCCAGTTGGCCAAGGCCATGGAGGCCATGACCGGCCAGATTTCCGAGCTGGTCGGCAGCCTGGAGGACCGGGTCCGGAAGAAGACCCGCGAGCTGCAGGAGGCCCGCGACGCCCTCAAGCAGAAGGTCGAGGAGCGCACCAGCGAGTTGATGCGCACCAACACCCAGCTCAAGATCGAGATCGCCGAGCGTAAGGTCATCGGCGACGCCCTGCGCAAGGCCGAGAAGAAGTACCGGACCATCTTCGAAAACGCGGTGGAGGGTATCTACCAGTCCTCCTACTCGGGCCGGTTTCAGGACACCAACCCGGCGCTGGCGCGCATCCTCGGCTACAAGTCGCCCGAGGACCTGATGAGCTCCGTCTACGACATCGGCACCCAGATGTACGTGGACCCGGACCGGCGCAAGGAGTTCCTGCGCCTCATCGAGGAGCGCAACGAGGTCAAGAATTTCGTGTCCAAGATGCGCAAGCGCGACGGCCGGATCATCTGGGTCGCGGAGAACGCGCGTAAGATCGTGGACGAGAACGGCAACATCGTTTGCTTCGAGGGGTCCATCGAGGACATCACCATGCGCAAGAAGGCCGAGGACCAGCTCAAGCGCCAGGCCTTCCACGACCCGCTCACCGGACTGCCCAACCGGGCCCTGTTCCTGGACCACCTGCGCATGGCCATGGAGCGCTCCCGGCGGCGCAAGCACATGTTCGCGGTCCTGTACATGGACCTGGACCGCTTCAAGGTGGTCAACGACTCGCTCGGCCACGACGCGGGGGACGAGCTCCTGCGCGGGGTGGCCCGCGTGCTGGAGCAGTGCGGCCGGTCCGTGGACACCATCGCCCGGTTCGGCGGCGACGAGTTCGCCATCCTGCAGGAAGAGATTTCGGCGCCCAAGGACGCCATCGCCATTGCCCGGCGCATCCTTGAGGGCGTGCGCCAGCCGTTCACCATCGGCGGCAACGAGGTGTTCACCTCGGCTTCCCTGGGCATTGTGCTCAAGACCGACGGCTACGACCGGCCCGAGGCCCTGTTGCGCGACGCGGACACGGCCATGTACCGGGCCAAGGAGCTCGGCAAGTCGCGCTTCAAGGTCTTCAACCGCAAGATGCACGACCAGGCGCTCCAGCTCATGGAGTTGGAGACCGACCTGCGGCGCGCCGTGGACCTGCGCGAGTTCGAGGTGGTCTACCAGCCCATCGTCCAGTTGGACACCCGGCAGGTCTGCGGGTTCGAGGCCCTGGTCCGCTGGCGTCACCCGGAGCACGGCATCATCGGCCCCGGAGACTTTATCTCCCTGGCCGAGGACACCGGCCTGATCTACGCCATCGACAACCTCGTCCTGGAGGAGGCCTGCGCCCAGGTGCGGCGCTGGCAGACCCTGGCCGGGGTGACCAAGGGCAGCGAGCTGACCGTGAACATCAACATTTCGGGCAAGCACTTCGGCCAGTCCATGCTGGCCGGGCAGATTTCCCGCGCCCTGGAGGATTCGGGGCTGTCCGCCGACTCCCTGAACATCGAGATCACCGAGTCCGCGCTCATGGACAACCCCTCGGTGGCCGAGGAGATCCTCCAGCAGCTCAAGGATCTCGGCATCCGCATCTGCATCGACGACTTCGGCACGGGCTATTCCTCTCTGTCCTACCTGCAACGGTTCCCCATCGACGTGGTCAAGGTGGACCGCTCCTTCATCATTGCCGTGGACGAGGACCCGGACAGCCAGGCCATCGTGCGCACGGTCTTCTCCCTGGGCGAGTCCATGGGGCTCAAGATCGTGGCCGAGGGCGTGGAGACCTCGGGCCAGCTCGGCTTCCTGGAGCGGGAAGGGTGCCGCTTCGTGCAGGGCTATTTCTTCTACAAGCCGCTGACCGTGTCCGAGGTGGACCACCTCCTGGAGGGACAGCGGCGCGGTTGA
- a CDS encoding ABC transporter substrate-binding protein: MRTILPGAVLLALLFTLLLGPAPARAQGERELVFGMSAAFTGANGELGIEYYRGLMAYLDYYNERVGEGGWTIRVEPANDGYNPGPSFQNTVNFIVRDNVFALAAYVGTPTATHVLPLLQKFADRHIYMLFPFTGAQPLRGEPFGKYVFNLRASYFDETRVLVDHLLAVGRGRIGVFYQSDAYGRTGWDGVRRALAVHGLHIVSEAAYHRGASFGQDFSVEARHLMDAGADVIIVVGTYASQAAFIRDARNAGCDLPIAGLSFTDSDKMLDLLKAESERTGRDYTTDLIQSQVVPSYEETGLPGVRLYREIMGNYEGGIMPSGGEEYSPRRYSFVSFEGFLNGMLLGEMVRRMGDAPSRERIPEVMESIHDFDLGIGVDAHFGPNRHQGLDAVYLTTVRDGRFRPVDSWERWRR, encoded by the coding sequence ATGAGGACAATATTGCCCGGTGCCGTGCTGCTCGCGCTGCTCTTTACCCTGTTGCTCGGTCCGGCGCCGGCCAGGGCACAGGGGGAGCGGGAGCTGGTCTTCGGCATGTCCGCCGCCTTCACCGGCGCCAACGGGGAACTGGGCATCGAATATTACCGCGGGCTCATGGCCTACCTGGACTACTACAACGAGCGGGTGGGAGAGGGCGGCTGGACCATCCGGGTCGAGCCGGCCAACGACGGGTACAACCCCGGTCCCAGCTTCCAGAACACGGTCAACTTCATCGTCCGGGACAACGTCTTCGCCCTGGCCGCCTACGTGGGCACGCCCACGGCCACCCACGTCCTCCCCCTGCTCCAGAAATTCGCGGACCGGCACATCTACATGCTCTTCCCCTTCACCGGGGCACAGCCCCTGCGCGGCGAGCCCTTCGGCAAGTACGTCTTCAACCTGCGGGCTTCCTATTTCGACGAGACCAGGGTCCTGGTGGATCATCTGCTGGCCGTGGGCCGCGGACGCATCGGGGTCTTCTACCAGTCCGACGCCTACGGGCGCACCGGCTGGGACGGCGTGCGCCGCGCCCTGGCCGTGCACGGGCTGCACATCGTGTCCGAGGCCGCCTACCACCGGGGAGCCTCCTTCGGGCAGGACTTTTCCGTCGAGGCCCGGCACCTCATGGACGCGGGTGCGGACGTCATCATCGTGGTCGGGACCTACGCTTCCCAGGCGGCCTTCATCCGCGACGCCCGCAACGCCGGGTGCGACCTGCCCATCGCCGGGCTGTCCTTCACGGACAGCGACAAGATGCTCGACCTGCTCAAGGCCGAGAGCGAGCGCACGGGCCGGGACTACACCACCGACCTGATCCAGTCCCAGGTGGTCCCGAGCTACGAGGAGACCGGACTGCCCGGCGTGCGTCTCTACCGCGAGATCATGGGCAACTACGAGGGGGGCATCATGCCCTCGGGCGGGGAGGAGTATTCCCCGCGCCGCTACAGCTTCGTCAGCTTCGAGGGGTTCCTGAACGGCATGCTCCTGGGCGAGATGGTCCGGCGCATGGGCGACGCCCCGTCCAGAGAACGCATCCCCGAGGTCATGGAGTCCATCCATGACTTCGACCTGGGCATCGGGGTGGACGCGCATTTCGGTCCGAACCGGCACCAGGGGCTCGACGCGGTCTACCTGACCACCGTGCGGGACGGGCGGTTCCGGCCCGTCGACAGTTGGGAAAGGTGGCGGCGATGA